In Bacteroides sp., the genomic stretch ATGGCATAGCAGCCTCCGAAAGGCCCCATCATGGCACCCCATAGCCGGCCTTCCATATTTTTAATCTTAACTTCCCTGGAGATGTATGCTTTTTCCTGGTAAGAAATTCCTTCTTTCTTCAGGCCTTTATTTATCATGTTACTGTCAACCAGACCAATTTTTTCATTTTTAAAATGCCGGACCAGGTACTTCAGGGTATGGGTATCGAACATTACATTAGCATCTGTAAGCACCAGTATTTGAAAGCGGGCATTGCCAACCAGGGCATTGACAACGTTTCCTTTGCCTTTTCTTTCTTGATAATCGAAAAACCTGACCGGTTCATGTTTTAATGCGCAGGCGTTAACTATCTGGGCTGTCTTATCGGTAGAAGCATCAGAACCGATAATTAGCTCAAACTTGTCAGCCGGATAATCACTGCGAAGTACGGTTTCGATTTTTTCCCCTATCACAGCCTCCTCATTGAATGCAGAGATGATGATGGAAACCCCTGGAAGCTCATCGTCTGTATAGACTATCTGGTTTTCTTTCTTTCCTGTCGAAAGGATTTGCAGTAATAGTGGATAAAACAGGT encodes the following:
- a CDS encoding glycosyltransferase, with the protein product MIIAVIFWISVLLIFHTYLFYPLLLQILSTGKKENQIVYTDDELPGVSIIISAFNEEAVIGEKIETVLRSDYPADKFELIIGSDASTDKTAQIVNACALKHEPVRFFDYQERKGKGNVVNALVGNARFQILVLTDANVMFDTHTLKYLVRHFKNEKIGLVDSNMINKGLKKEGISYQEKAYISREVKIKNMEGRLWGAMMGPFGGCYA